The following proteins are co-located in the Engraulis encrasicolus isolate BLACKSEA-1 chromosome 2, IST_EnEncr_1.0, whole genome shotgun sequence genome:
- the dhx58 gene encoding probable ATP-dependent RNA helicase DHX58: MADLNLRDYQLEVVQRAVARENVIIWLPTGGGKTRAAVYVAKHHLKTTPNAKVAVLVNKVHLVDQHYSNEFRDPLRAYQVSPISGDSEEKNFFGCVVKDSDVVICTAQILQNALTNMEEGKHADLTDFTLLIIDECHHTNKDHTYNKIMAQYVKSKMKGERRLPQILGLTASPGTGGGRTIENAVKHVLEICANLDSIIVSTENYKPELIKVVPKPVKRYDIVVQRPQDPFADHLKDMMKMIHDFMSADELISFRLFGTQEYEQDVMQLRKLGEMTENRLLSQCGIHLRKYNDALFINDTVRTVDALRFLEDFYDSKEGFALDGVDTYLAGLFEANRRELKLLVDTGIENPKLVRLAEALLEQFRGPSRCTKCIIFSKTRQGTHYLWDWVKTNPRLMDADIKPAPLVGAGTGETHMTQNKQKDTITMFRQNKYNLLISTSVAEEGLDIPECNMVVRYGLLTNEIAQQQARGRARAEDSVYSVVATAGSREVRREKTNEYLEELTGEAVTRVQRMERDDRRTYQRRIAELQKAAVIERAMAAHSMDRARHRYTAAQVQLSCRQCFTVVASGSDISIIENSHHVIINSDFKDHYTTGGTVVMERAFEDWEPGRKIFCRRCKKDWGMEIKFKKVAILPCIAITSFSIKTPQDTLTPKKWKNVPFPVEEFDFLKYMESLDIDLD, from the exons ATGGCTGATCTGAATCTCCGAGACTACCAGCTGGAGGTGGTGCAGCGGGCGGTGGCGCGAGAGAACGTCATCATCTGGCTCCCCACCGGCGGAGGGAAAACCAGAGCTGCGGTTTACGTCGCCAAGCATCACCTGAAAACCACGCCCAACGCCAAGGTGGCTGTCCTCGTCAATAAG GTACACCTGGTGGATCAGCATTATAGTAATGAGTTTCGGGACCCGCTGAGGGCCTACCAGGTGTCTCCTATCAGCGGGGACTCGGAGGAGAAGAACTTCTTTGGCTGCGTGGTCAAGGACTCGGACGTGGTCATCTGCACAGCACAGATCCTCCAGAACGCCCTCACCAACATGGAGGAGGGGAAACACGCAGACCTCACAG ACTTCACGCTGCTGATCATCGACGAGTGTCACCACACAAACAAGGACCACACGTACAACAAGATCATGGCGCAGTACGTGAAGAGCAAgatgaagggggagaggaggctgCCCCAGATCCTCGGCCTCACCGCCTCACCTGGCACCGGGGGAGGCAGAACCATCGAGAACGCAGTCAAACACGTGCTGGAG atatgtGCAAATCTGGATTCAATAATTGTTTCGACTGAAAACTACAAACCTGAGTTGATAAAGGTGGTTCCCAAGCCAGTGAAGAGATACGACATTGTGGTTCAAAGGCCTCAG GACCCCTTTGCTGACCACCTGAAGGACATGATGAAGATGATTCACGACTTCATGTCTGCAGACGAGCTCATCTCCTTCCGCCTCTTTGGGACGCAGGAGTACGAGCAAGACGTGATGCAGCTGAGGAAACTGG GCGAGATGACAGAGAACCGACTTCTGTCTCAGTGTGGCATCCACCTGAGGAAGTATAACGACGCGCTTTTCATCAACGACACAGTGCGCACCGTGGACGCCCTGCGTTTCCTGGAGGACTTCTACGACTCCAAGGAGGGCTTTGCCCTTGACGGCGTTGACACCTACTTGGCAGGACTGTTTGAAG CGAATCGACGGGAGCTGAAGTTGCTGGTGGATACGGGCATTGAGAACCCCAAGCTGGTGCGTCTGGCGGAGGCCCTGCTGGAGCAGTTTAGAGGGCCGTCCAGGTGCACCAAGTGCATCATCTTCTCCAAGACAAGGCAGGGCACCCACTACCTGTGGGACTGGGTGAAAACCAACCCCCGACTCATGGACGCCGACATCAAGCCTGCGCCCCTCGTCGGGGCGGGCACAGGCGAAACCCACATGACCCAG AACAAGCAGAAAGACACCATCACCATGTTTAGGCAGAACAAATACAACCTACTCATCTCCACCAGCGTGGCCGAAGAGGGGCTGGATATCCCAGAGTGCAACATGGTGGTGCGTTACGGCCTGTTGACCAACGAGATCGCTCAGCAGCAGGCGCGGGGCCGGGCGCGGGCCGAGGACAGCGTCTACTCTGTGGTGGCCACGGCGGGCAGCCGCGAGGTGCGGCGCGAGAAGACCAACGAGTACCTAGAGGAACTGACCGGCGAGGCCGTCACCCGGGTGCAGCGCATGGAGAGGGACGACAGACGCACGTACCAGCGCAGG ATTGCGGAGCTGCAGAAGGCTGCGGTGATTGAGCGTGCGATGGCGGCGCATTCGATGGACAGGGCCCGGCACCGCTACACTGCGGCGCAGGTGCAGCTCAGCTGCCGCCAGTGCTTCACCGTGGTCGCCTCCGGATCTGACATCAGCATCATCGAGAACAGCCATCACGTCATCATCAACTCTGACTTCAA ggaccATTACACCACTGGAGGAACAGTAGTCATGGAGAGGGCTTTTGAGGACTGGGAGCCTGGACGAAAGATCTTCTGCAGAAGATGCAAGAAG GACTGGGGCATGGAGATCAAGTTCAAAAAGGTGGCCATTCTCCCCTGCATAGCCATCACCAGCTTCTCCATCAAGACTCCCCAAGACACACTGACTCCAAAGAAGTGGAAGAATGTGCCGTTCCCAGTGGAAGAGTTCGACTTCCTCAAGTATATGGAGAGCCTGGACATCGACCTTGACTGA